The following proteins are co-located in the Triplophysa dalaica isolate WHDGS20190420 chromosome 2, ASM1584641v1, whole genome shotgun sequence genome:
- the rasd3 gene encoding RASD family member 3, with protein MSLSVRENRTVRFVFLGAAGVGKTALITRFLHDRFDSKYTRTVEELHALEYDTDDARVRIEILDTSGSYAFPAMRALCMRTGDAFALVYAADEPGSLEEVQRLREEILEVKGGNFTDMTVIENKGDLGCRSRQATAEVMRTVEKDWSAGFVETSARTGENVIGLFRDLLQQVKLPSRVSPALRRRTQTMTIEAPGTQKMPTMKKNNSCILS; from the coding sequence ATGTCTCTGTCTGTGCGTGAGAACCGCACCGTGCGCTTCGTGTTTCTTGGCGCTGCCGGGGTCGGGAAAACCGCCCTGATCACCCGTTTCTTGCACGATCGTTTCGACTCAAAATACACTCGCACCGTGGAGGAGTTGCATGCACTCGAGTACGACACAGACGATGCCAGAGTGCGCATTGAGATTTTGGATACGAGCGGCAGTTACGCCTTTCCAGCGATGCGCGCTCTGTGTATGCGCACTGGAGACGCGTTTGCGCTCGTGTATGCAGCCGACGAGCCTGGCTCCCTTGAGGAGGTGCAACGACTCCGTGAGGAAATTCTGGAGGTGAAAGGAGGAAATTTCACGGACATGACTGTGATCGAGAACAAGGGGGATCTGGGCTGTCGGAGTCGACAGGCTACCGCTGAAGTGATGCGCACCGTGGAGAAGGACTGGAGCGCGGGGTTCGTAGAAACTTCCGCGCGTACCGGAGAGAATGTCATTGGGCTGTTTCGGGACTTGTTGCAACAGGTGAAGCTGCCGAGCCGTGTCAGTCCGGCACTTCGCAGACGGACACAGACCATGACAATAGAAGCCCCAGGAACGCAGAAAATGCCCACcatgaagaaaaacaacagctgTATCCTGTCTTAA
- the plk1 gene encoding serine/threonine-protein kinase PLK1, whose protein sequence is MSAGIAKVAKPSTHVDPKSAPLKEIPDILVDPRTMKRYMRGRFLGKGGFAKCYEITDMDTKEVFAGKVVPKSMLLKPHQKEKMSTEIAIHKSLDNQHVVGFHGFFEDDDFVYVVLEICRRRSLLELHKRRKAVTEPEARYFMRHTIQGCQYLHNNRVIHRDLKLGNLFLSDDMEVKIGDFGLATKIEFDGERKKTLCGTPNYIAPEVLCKKGHSFEVDVWSLGCILYTLLVGKPPFETSCLKETYIRIKKNEYSVPRHINPVAAALIRRMLHADPTLRPSMSDLLADEFFTSGYAPVRLPTSCLTVPPRFSIAPSSLDPALLRKPLSCLNKGTDSPIEKMGKMEKPQREDLQQRDGPEQPDSHLIDLLEQLTSVNAARPSERDFVRQEEADDPACIPVFWISKWVDYSDKYGLGYQLCDNSVGVLFNDSTRLIMYTDGDSLQYIDRNTAESYLSVRSYPSALSKKITLLKYFRNYMSEHLLKAGANITPRDGDELTRLPYLRHWFRTKSAIVLHLSNGTVQINFFQDHTKLIVCPLMGAVTYINEKREFCTYKMSLIEEFGCCKELASRMRYARNMVEKLMTCKSTAAATTSTH, encoded by the exons ATGAGCGCTGGAATCGCAAAGGTGGCGAAGCCATCGACTCATGTCGATCCCAAATCTGCTCCTCTTAAAGAGATCCCTGATATTTTGGTGGATCCCAGAACCATGAAACGATACATGCGAGGTCGCTTTCTCGGAAAAGGAGGATTTGCAAAATGTTACGAAATTACTGATATGGACACGAAGGAGGTTTTCGCAGGGAAAGTCGTGCCCAAGTCGATGCTACTGAAGCCGCACCAGAAAGAGAAGATGAGCACAGAAATCGCCATTCACAAAAGTCTCGATAACCAACACGTTGTGGGATTTCACGGCTTTTTCGAGGATGATGATTTCGTGTATGTGGTTTTGGAGATCTGTCGGAGACGG TCTCTCCTGGAGTTGCACAAGCGGAGAAAGGCTGTAACGGAGCCTGAGGCCAGATACTTCATGCGCCATACTATCCAGGGTTGCCAGTACTTGCACAACAACAGAGTCATCCATCGTGATCTCAAATTGGGGAATCTGTTCCTCAGCGATGACATGGAGGTGAAGATCG GCGACTTTGGTTTGGCTACAAAGATCGAGTTTGATGGTGAACGGAAGAAGACCCTGTGTGGCACTCCAAACTACATTGCACCTGAGGTGCTCTGCAAGAAGGGCCACAGTTTTGAGGTGGATGTTTGGTCACTGGGATGCATTCT GTACACATTGCTGGTTGGAAAGCCTCCATTTGAGACGTCCTGTCTGAAGGAGACCTACATCAGAATCAAGAAGAATGAGTACTCCGTACCTAGA CATATTAATCCAGTTGCTGCTGCTCTGATTCGTCGTATGCTGCACGCTGACCCCACACTCAGACCTTCGATGTCCGACCTGTTGGCGGATGAGTTTTTCACCTCCGGTTACGCTCCCGTGCGCCTGCCCACTTCCTGTCTCACTGTACCTCCCAGATTCTCCATCGCACCCTCCAGCCTGGATCCTGCACTCCTCCGTAAACCCCTCTCATGCCTTAATAAAG GAACAGACAGTCCGATAGAGAAAATGGGCAAAATGGAGAAGCCACAACGGGAAGATCTCCAGCAAAG AGATGGACCTGAACAACCTGACTCCCATTTGATTGACCTGTTGGAGCAGCTGACCAGCGTTAATGCAGCAAGGCCGTCTGAAAGAGACTTTGTTAGACAAG AGGAAGCTGATGATCCTGCTTGTATTCCTGTCTTCTGGATTAGTAAATGGGTTGACTACTCTGACAAATACGGCCTCG GTTATCAGCTGTGTGATAACAGTGTTGGAGTTCTGTTCAATGATTCCACGCGTTTGATCATGTACACCGACGGTGACAGTCTGCAGTACATTGACCGCAACACTGCAGAATCCTACCTCAGCGTGCGCTCCTACCCCTCAGCGCTCTCCAAAAAA ATTACCCTCCTCAAGTATTTCAGGAATTACATGAGCGAGCACTTGCTGAAGGCTGGAGCAAACATCACTCCCCGGGACGGAGATGAGCTCACCCGACTGCCCTACCTTCGTCACTGGTTCCGCACAAAGAGCGCCATCGTGTTGCACCTTAGCAACGGAACTGTCCAGATCAACTTTTTCCAG GACCACACTAAGCTTATCGTGTGTCCTCTAATGGGAGCAGTTACGTACATCAATGAGAAGCGTGAGTTCTGCACCTATAAAATGAGCCTGATCGAAGAGTTCGGCTGCTGTAAAGAGCTGGCCAGTCGCATGCGATACGCGCGCAACATGGTGGAAAAGCTTATGACCTGCAAAAGCACTGCTGCAGCCACTACCTCCACCCACTGA
- the ndufab1a gene encoding NADH:ubiquinone oxidoreductase subunit AB1a, which translates to MAASIVARCVRSLNYRSLYINRLNTAVTLTAAPFSHGRAFSHLSNGHKSSLAQISGSLPQVCQWRQYGDLPPLTLETIHDRVLYVLKLYDKINPEKLQATSHFMKDLGLDSLDQVEIIMAMEDEFGFEIPDAEAEKLMTPQEIVQFIADKKDVYE; encoded by the exons ATGGCGGCGTCCATCGTTGCCCGGTGTGTCCGATCGCTGAACTATCGTTCATTGTATATTAACCGTTTAAATACTGCCGTTACATTAACAGCAGCACCGTTCTCTCACGGACGAGCATTTTCACATCTGAGTAACGGCCACAAGTCTTCACTAGCGCAG ATCTCTGGCAGTTTGCCTCAAGTCTGTCAGTGGAGGCAGTACGGTGATTTGCCTCCGTTAACACTAGAAACGATTCATGACCGTGTCCTCTACGTCCTGAAGCTTTATGACAAGATCAACCCTGAGAAG cttCAGGCTACGTCTCACTTCATGAAAGATTTGGGACTGGACAGTTTAGACCAGGTGGAAATTATCATGGCCATGGAAGATGAATTTG GTTTTGAGATTCCTGATGCCGAAGCAGAGAAGTTGATGACACCCCAAGAGATTGTTCAGTTCATCGCAGACAAGAAGGATGTCTATGAATAA
- the palb2 gene encoding partner and localizer of BRCA2: protein MEEDNDDKETLRRRLEVLKQEYEMTARRLQKAEHRDAVRRQGSVSHQNRFTLNESSLFCTSSSVLASELSDNQDAEQLRTIDKRSSLFSTVEKIPAIQFQLAEIASTSPASMRSPTHRLRSKRSRLRLQNKERESDTDYSQEKESLIQGKQSGCMEEKAKLKKERDIEILPCKVEKNKELPKKGKKDDTIAKETRKLQRSEKTEVNCADKTLVSSDENNMAFHTLNICQKQLPPLGSSKELQSRTAAYLDPIQTSSLPPSSESVHTDKSYGMLPSDSNKNINSSVMSGALDSCTLVEGLTFPVEYYIRTTRRMAASQSSVNLEAVILSQLTGGRGRRKPSQSEMRGRGHVSSERPESVRRSTNQTGGRGKGQRRRGRRRTTIVRSPCSKAASDCTISLPASDSQLESPFGIDLKSTPQSTAQSELEERPQGDSQPIQLSVPTANLNPSKEDDFTKDFKHLPDSQLYFESKLLTDSNLYPIFRRGRGLQIGEYSSQPQTCMSKDDHSPLPPSLSSLIQGLPDTKIGLLASVDIQDFHLPDEDFGQLKLEKLRMSSSLVEPFVHRVYNTRRSNRYQTAWGRKDNGGELFTPEPPTSFTLEDSLPLCQSDPVEQSQIEIQNTDQSEKHADHVNKPNSRSSDRIDSGEEQTSTIIKTEKTANDEHTVKTQTSGNENVLKVDPEVELQMHKQTDSQTLSENSRLCPALLDFSPLLTSHTQRGQDHSLPSLGLTPHFLSQGSPTDLQRLLFSPADSRRSPSSNMPTGCVSPDFVSRKTCGNVKANTSMKSSDPTKVEGDTETQNQTEVRHEIIMGAQNNANHSATGYENSIVPETEMKALCIMEREQKCSFDAENNPECKSKINCTSEIEVQPHNLSESAAQHTDRKHTDLKTETHKGMVMNQSQCVDASGCAGHDEAISFDTSTNQQTEEKMVCTTNADEAKEHGSDFIHLSPVPTIILPKAGHCSSLLREMHTFKALEGGCVLDLCFVRWTAEDLCICVAGEWSVCLWTQKKGVQLWSLIHTWTFAQSVMSLQAIPDSSGLLCVTLGDLEITEARVLCCPSMDGPFTQNVVCQDALQALEGVSDCRLVCCSTPGEQQKVTVITLSKEGRVVKTLSLVPAKQNIRTLATIEGEKDALIGWTECKTLLIWSMKSGHLLQTIYLEKTLPMTNCMRGYSYRGVLCLLLQNTGNVCEEKSNTTLFALIATNPLTGKHITLTSISSPAQHIQQLIDGDVFGSGLVGVFQSGHIAVWDLRGRVAKVIGVLDELCRLARWAGPDTLLTGYLNGDVSVFQYNTV, encoded by the exons ATGGAGGAAGATAACGATGACAAAGAAACA ttgAGAAGGAGACTGGAAGTACTGAAGCAGGAGTATGAGATGACAGCACGAAGATTGCAG aagGCAGAACACCGGGATGCAGTTCGCAGACAGGGCAGCGTATCACATCAGAACAGATTTACACTCAATGAATCATCACTATTCTGTACATCTTCCTCTGTGCTGGCTTCAGAACTTTCTGACAACCAAGATGCTGAACAGTTACGAACTA TTGATAAAAGAAGCTCTCTGTTTTCAACCGTTGAGAAAATCCCTGCAATTCAATTTCAACTTGCCGAGATTGCGTCCACATCCCCTGCAAGCATGCGAAGCCCCACCCACCGTCTGCGTTCTAAGCGCAGCCGGCTGCGACTGCAGAACAAAGAGCGAGAGTCAGACACTGACTACAGCCAAGAGAAAGAAAGTCTCATTCAAGGAAAACAAAGTGGTTGCATGGAGGAAAAGGCTaaactgaaaaaagaaagagatatTGAGATTTTACCATGTAAAGTGGAGAAGAACAAGGAGTTaccaaaaaagggaaaaaaagatGATACAATTGCAAAGGAAACACGGAAGCTACAAAGGAGTGAAAAAACTGAAGTGAACTGTGCAGACAAAACACTGGTTTCAAGTGATGAGAATAATATGGCCTTTCATACTCTCAACATTTGCCAGAAACAGTTGCCTCCTCTCGGTAGTTCTAAAGAGTTACAGTCAAGAACAGCTGCGTATTTGGACCCCATCCAGACCTCCTCTTTACCTCCATCATCTGAGTCAGTACATACTGACAAATCATACGGGATGCTTCCTTcggattcaaataaaaatattaactcTTCAGTTATGTCTGGAGCTCTAGACTCTTGTACGCTGGTCGAAGGTTTAACTTTTCCTGTGGAATATTATATTAGAACAACACGTCGCATGGCTGCATCTCAAAGTTCTGTCAATCTCGAGGCTGTCATTCTGAGCCAGCTCACTGGGGGACGGGGCAGACGCAAGCCCAGCCAATCGGAAATGCGTGGTAGAGGTCACGTGAGCTCAGAACGTCCAGAATCAGTACGCAGGTCAACCAACCAGACCGGAGGTAGAGGAAAAGGTCAGAGGAGAAGAGGGCGTCGTAGAACGACTATAGTTAGGAGTCCTTGTTCCAAAGCTGCTTCAGATTGTACAATATCACTTCCTGCAAGTGATTCACAATTGGAGAGTCCGTTTGGTATAGACTTAAAATCAACCCCTCAATCTACTGCTCAGTCAGAATTGGAGGAAAGGCCACAAGGAGATTCTCAGCCAATCCAGTTGTCTGTGCCTACAGCAAATTTGAATCCAAGTAAAGAGGACGATTTCACAAAAGATTTTAAGCACCTCCCAGATTCTCAGCTTTATTTTGAGTCTAAGCTCCTCACGGATTCAAATTTGTATCCTATATTCCGGAGGGGGCGAGGCCTCCAGATTGGAGAATACTCATCTCAGCCCCAGACATGTATGAGTAAAGATG ATCACTCACCTCTCCCGCCATCATTATCTTCACTCATTCAAGGTCTACCAGACACCAAAATTGGACTGCTGGCATCTGTTGACATCCAGGATTTCCACTTACCAGATGAGGATTTTGGTCAACTGAAGTTGGAGAAACTGCGTATGTCCTCTTCACTAGTGGAACCATTTGTCCATCGTGTATACAACACACGACGGAGCAACAGGTACCAGACAGCGTGGGGCAGAAAGGATAACGGTGGAGAACTATTTACTCCAGAACCTCCAACTAGCTTCACCCTTGAAGATAGTTTACCTCTTTGTCAGTCAGACCCTGTTGAACAATCACAGATTGAGATACAAAACACTGACCAATCGGAAAAACACGCTGACCATGTAAACAAACCAAACAGCAGATCCTCAGATCGGATAGACAGTGGAGAGGAACAAACTAGCACAATAATCAAAACAGAGAAGACGGCAAATGACGAACACACTGTAAAGACGCAAACCTCAGGAAACGAAAATGTGCTTAAAGTAGATCCTGAAGTGGAATTGCAGATGCACAAGCAAACGGATTCGCAAACCCTCTCTGAAAACAGCCGGCTGTGTCCAGCGTTACTAGATTTTAGTCCTTTATTGACGTCACACACTCAGAGAGGTCAAGACCATTCCCTGCCGTCTTTGGGATTGACCCCACATTTTTTAAGTCAAGGTTCACCCACAGATCTTCAACGTCTTCTCTTCTCTCCTGCTGACAGCCGTAGGTCTCCCTCTTCGAACATGCCTACAGGTTGTGTGTCTCCAGATTTTGTCTCACGCAAAACATGTGGAAATGTCAAGGCCAACACCTCTATGAAGAGTTCGGATCCAACCAAAGTAGAGGGAGATACTGAGACACAGAATCAAACTGAAGTCCGTCATGAAATTATTATGGGAGCTCAAAATAATGCAAACCACAGTGCAACAGGATATGAAAACTCAATCGTGCCAGAAACTGAAATGAAGGCTTTATGCATCATGGAACGTGAACAGAAATGCAGTTTTGATGCAGAAAACAATCcagaatgtaaaagtaaaattaaTTGCACATCTGAGATTGAAGTTCAACCTCACAATCTTTCTGAATCTGCAGCTCAACATACTGACCGTAAACACACTGACCTCAAGACTGAAACTCACAAAGGGATGGTTATGAATCAGTCTCAGTGTGTAGATGCATCTGGCTGTGCAGGTCATGATGAGGCGATCTCATTTGATACCTCCACCAATCAGCAAACGGAAGAAAAGATGGTGTGCACCACGAACGCCGATGAAGCGAAGGAACATGGCAGTGATTTTATCCATTTATCTCCTGTACCTACTATAATCCTTCCCAAGGCAGGACATTGTTCCTCATTGCTTCGGGAGATGCACACTTTCAAG GCCCTTGAGGGTGGATGCGTCTTGGATTTGTGTTTCGTACGATGGACGGCGGAGGACTTGTGCATATGTGTGGCGGGTGAATGGAGTGTGTGCCTTTGGACTCAAAAGAAGGGAGTTCAGCTTTGGAGTCTTATACACACCTGGACATTTGCACAG tctgTCATGTCCTTGCAAGCGATTCCAGACTCCTCAGGTTTGCTTTGTGTAACACTGGGTGACTTAGAAATCACAGAAGCACg AGTTCTTTGTTGTCCAAGTATGGATGGGCCGTTCACTCAGAATGTTGTGTGCCAAGATGCACTACAAGCATTGGAGGGCGTGTCTGACTGTCGACTTGTGTGCTGCTCTACCCCTGGAGAACAGCAGAAAGTCACTGTCATAACGTTATCCAAGGAGGGAAG gGTAGTGAAAACTCTTTCCCTGGTCCCTGCAAAACAGAACATTCGGACACTGGCAACCATAGAAGGGGAAAAAGATGCTTTGATTGGTTGGACAGAATGTAAAACCCTCCTCATATG gagTATGAAATCAGGCCATCTGCTTCAGACTATATACCTGGAAAAGACTTTGCCAATGACAAACTGCATGAGGGGATACTCATACAGG GGTGTGCTTTGTTTATTACTTCAGAATACTGGAAATGTATGTGAGGAAAAGAGTAACACAACCCTTTTTGCTCTGATTGCTACGAATCCCCTCACTGGCAAACACATCACACTAACCTCCATCAGCAGCCCCGCTCAACACATACAACA gCTGATAGATGGTGATGTCTTCGGATCTGGGCTTGTTGGCGTTTTCCAGTCTGGTCATATTGCTGTTTGGGATCTCAGAGGAAGGGTGGCGAAAGTGATCGGGGTGCTTGATGAGTTGTGCAGACTGGCTCGGTGGGCGGGGCCAGACACACTGCTGACTGGCTATCTGAATGGGGATGTTAGCGTGTTTCAATACAACACTGTATAA